The Nostoc sp. 'Lobaria pulmonaria (5183) cyanobiont' DNA window GTATCCTCCAAAATGCTCAAGAACCAATTCAAAAGAATTTAGAAGGTTGGTTTCGCTCTACTGCTTTAGTTAAGTTATACCAACTCCAGCAACGACAAGACGCATTATCAGCAGTAAAAGCTGCACAACAAGAATCTTCTGCTCAAGCAGTGGTGAAATTGGCGGTTATTGGCACTATTCCCACTTTGGCAGCTTTAATTGGTCTCATACTGCTGATTTTATTATTTGCTCAACGCTTGTTGAAAGGAAAAGCCTCTTTATTAGCTCAAAATGCTGATATCCCTTGGTCAACGCCTTGGGGTGGTGAAACGGTTTTGCAGGTTTTTATCATCGGCTTTTTCTTTATGGGGCAAATTTTTGTGCCCTTGGTAATATCACTGCTACCCATCCCGCGTCCCATTGTGGATGTGCGACTTCAGGCGTTTTCTGTGTTGGTTAGTTACTTCTTAGTGGCATTAGGTGCGCTGTTAGTGCTGTATTTCTCTCTCAAGCGCTTTTTTCCACTACCGGAATTCTGGTTTCGCTTCCGTTTTCAAGATAACTGGTTTTTGTGGGGACTGGGAGGCTATTGCACGGCTTTACCTGTAGTTGTGGTGGTATCTTTGATTAATCAGCAGCTATGGCAAGGACAGGGTGGTAGTAATCCTTTGTTGCAACTAGCGCTAGAAAGCCAAGATGGTGTAGCATTAGGCATATTTTTCTCTACAGCTGCGATCGCCGCTCCATTTTTTGAAGAAATCCTATTTCGCGGTTTTTTGTTACCCTCTCTAACTCGTTACTTACCCGTGTGGGGATCGATTCTGATCAGTAGTTTGTTGTTTGCGATCGCTCACCTCAGCTTATCGGAAATTCTGCCCCTAACCGCATTGGGCATTGTTTTGGGAGTAGTTTACACGCGATCGCGCAATCTCCTCGCTCCGATGCTCCTCCACAGTCTTTGGAATAGTGGTACACTCTTAAGCTTGTTTGTTTTAGGTAGCAATTAAAACAAATGAAATACTGTTGCCAAAACCAAAAATATCTGATTTTATCTTCATAAGTAGAGACAATTTACTAGTAATAATTGGTTATAAGCATAAATACTAGCTGAAAAGCCAATTAAGATAATGGCAAAAGCAAATTAAAGAATGCTATTAACATAGACAACAAACTATCTAGTTAAGCATTTATTCTCATTCGGGTAGATTTTAGCCATTTTCAAGATGTTAATTGTCTTCTTGAACCATTTTTAGCTGTCATAAATTGGAATGCAATTCCGGTTTGCGCTCATGGAAGTACGATCGGTAACTAAAAAGCGGTTAGAAAGATATCGAAGATGCCTTTTGCGCTTCTTCTAGATTCCCACTAGCCACACAGTTGTCTTGTCATTGGTGCAATAGCGTTTCACGCCTGCTGAAAGCAATTTCTAAGGGCGGGCTATTCGGCGTCGCAAAAGAATCCGGAAATAATACTGATGGACTTGTAAAAAGTGGTGTATGTAGCAGCTTTTGCTGATTATTTAAGATTGATTCTGCTCAAGATAAACGCCTGAGCGAAAAATCAACTGCTGCATCAGGGTTTGCGATCGTCAAATCCACCAAAAGTCACAAGGAGCGCCAGATCGGCATATACTGCAAGACATCTTGGCGTCTCCTCTGGAATAGAAGCTGATTTTAGTTATTCGTCTTGGGACTTAATTGTACTGAAAAAATTAAAAATCTATTTATTAAGCAAGTAAATGTATTTGCTTCCATTACAATAAAGACTTTATTTTTATACTCACTTATCAAGGAGCAGCACTTATATGGCAAATCTCAACCCCAGCCACCCTACCAAACAACTTCTAGCTGGTTACTGTGGGATTATCCTGGGAGCGTTTGGGGTTCATAAGTTTATTCTAGGATACGCTTCGGAAGGCTTTATTATGTTAGTGATTTCTATAGTTGGGGGTTCTTTCACCTACGGGGTTGCTTTGTTAATTATGCAACTTGTAGGTTTAATTGAAGGCATGATCTACTTAAATAAATCCCCTGAAGGATTTGTAAATACCTATTTTGAAAAGAAGCAGGGCTGGTTCTAGTACAAAAATAGCCTTCTTACTGGAAGCAGAGGCTAACATAAGCTTCCAAGCTGAGGATTGCAGCAAAAGCGTGGGGATAAAGGGCAGCGACAAAAGCAACATCCTTTTTGCCTTCCGCTTCACCCTTTACCTTTAGCAGAAGTTATACAGCACTTCTACCTTTTGTATTTATTTTTATTGATATGCTTATTCTCAAACCTAAACAGCTTAACTGGGCAATGTTCTTCTTGTTAGGCTTAGGATATTTTACTGTTATGTCTCATTTAGAAATCAACTATTTCTTAAAAAACCTGATTGCGATCGCACCAATACAGGTGGTAGCTATTATTTATGTCACTTATCGACGTTGGATTTGTCAACCCCCTGTAGGGGAATTAAAAATTCCAAATTTAAAATTCGAAATTCAGAACTCTACAGATAAATCTGGGAACTTGGAACGTTGAATGAAAGTGCAGCGATAGTCTTAATGCTCAACCAAGTACGATAAATTAATAATTTTAATATGGTTGACATTGAGTCATAGTTCCATATTTCGCCTACGCTCGAATTAGAGACGCTTTTAGTCAGGCGTTGAATTTCTGTAGCGAATCTAAACACAAGCCATGCAACTTGTCCCGAAAACTAAGCCAGCCCTAGAACTTGACCCAATCCTAGAGAAGATTATTCTAGATGTTGGGGGTATGAAGTGTGCTGGGTGTGTGAACGCAGTAGAGCGACAGCTGACCCAACATCCAGGTGTCAAGAGTGCCTGTGTGAACCTGGCCACAGAGGTAGCAGTTGTAGAGTCAGAAGTTGGTGCAATAGATGCAGATGCACTGGCACAGCGATTAACAGCCGTTGGATTCCCGACTCAACCCCGAAAAGCTAATGGCACAGTAGCAGGCGAAATATCGACCTTACCAAACCCAGCAGAACGACAACGCCGAGAAATGCGTTCTTCTCTATGGCAGTTGGCGATCGCTGCGGTGTTGCTGATATTGTCGGGAAGTGGACATTTTGGTAATCTTGGTAGCTCAGTGCTGCCAGTGCTAAATAACATCTGGTTTCACTGTGGACTGGCGACAGTAGCGCTATTAATTCCCGGTCGCCCAATTTTAGTAGATGGCTGGCTGGGCTGGCGGCGAAATGCGCCTAACATGAATACCCTGGTGGGATTAGGAACGCTGACAGCCTACATTGCTAGTTTAGTAGCGCTGCTTTTTCCTCAATTGGGTTGGGAGTGCTTCTTTGACGAACCAGTAATGATGCTGGGCTTCATTCTCTTAGGAAGGACATTAGAGCAACAAGCTAGAGGTCGCGCGGCTGCTGCATTTAGGAAATTGCTAGCACTCCAGCCACTCTTAGCGCGATTGATTGCCAACCCAGAGAAAGCCGGAATGGGTTCTTCTAGTGTTGAGATTCCTGCTGAACAGGTGCGTGTAGGTGAATGCTTACAAGTGCTGCCAGGTGATAAAATCCCCGTTGATGGTGAAGTGGTGGTTGGTCAAACAACGGTTGATGAATCAATGCTAACTGGAGAAGCAGTGCCAGTAATCAAGAAACCAGGAGATACGGTGACAGGAGGGACGCTAAACCAGTCAGGAGCGATCGCTATTCAAGCAACCCGGACTGGAAGTGATACAACTCTAGCTCAAATTGTCGCCCTAGTAGAAGCCGCCCAAACTCGGAAAGCCCCAGTACAGAAATTAGCAGATACAGTAGCTGGTTACTTTACCTATGGTGTGCTGACAGCATCTGTCTTAACATTTGTCTTTTGGTACTTTTTCGGCACTCATATTTGGACTGATATTACCATGTCTGGTGGCATGGAAATGATCAGCCACGCTCACCACTCCTCACTCCCAACTCCCCACTCTTCCCTATTAATAAGTTTAAAACTAGCGATCGCAGTTATGGTAGTCGCCTGTCCCTGTGCTTTGGGACTTGCCACACCAACAGCCATTCTTGTTGGAACTGCTATGGGCGCAGAACGAGGTTTGTTAATCAAAGGTGGCGACGTTTTAGAAAGAGTACACCAGTTAGATACCGTAGTATTTGATAAAACTGGCACTCTCACCACAGGTAATCCCATCGTCACAGATTGTCTGTTAATTGAGGAAATGGGGAATGGGGAACTCGGGGCCCCCTCTGGGGATAAGGGGCAATGGGGAATAGGGAGTAGTGAATCCCACTCCCTAATCCAACTAGCAGCAGCTGTAGAAAGCGGTACTCACCATCCCCTAGCAAAAGCGATTCAGCAAGAAGCACAGCAGCAACAGTTATCTATTCCAGAGGCTGTAGACTTTCACACGGAACCAGGGCTAGGGGTATCTGCTGTAGTAGAGGACAAAGTTGTATTGTTGGGTAACTGGGAATGGTTGAGTTGGCACGGCATTGCCATTAACGAAACCGCACAACAGGTAGCACAGGATTTGGCAACAGATGGTAAAACAGTCGTTTGCGTCGCAATTGGAGGAACTTTAGCCGGACTAATTGGTGTTTCTGATACCCTCAGATCGGATGCCCGATCCACTGTAGACAAGTTGCGTCAGATGGGCTTACGGGTAATGTTGCTCAGTGGCGATCGCCAAGAAGCAGCTAGTGCCATAGCCAAACAATTAGGATTAGATAGCGCTGATGTAATCGCAGGTGTTCCCCCAGCTAAAAAAGCAGCGGCAATACAGTCTCTCCAGTTAGAAGTGACAAGGGGACAAGGAGACAAGGAGACAAAGAAAACTCCCCACTCAGTTGTCGCAATGGTCGGAGATGGAATCAATGATGCTCCAGCTTTATCCCAAGCAGATGTCGGAATTGCTTTACACTCCGGGACAGATGTGGCGATGGAAACTGCTGAAATTATTCTAATGCGCGATCGCCTAAACGATGTCGTCGAATCTATTCAGCTTAGTCGTGCCACCTTCAACAAAATCCGCCAAAATTTATTTTGGGCTTTTGCATATAATACACTTGGCATTCCTTTAGCAGCAGGTGTTTTATTCCCTAGTCTGGGTTTTGTGCTTAACCCATCTAGTGCTGCTGCATTAATGGCTTTTAGCTCTGTTAGCGTCGTCACCAACTCAATATTATTACGGCGATTCGCTCATCGCCCGTAGAATACTCCTTGACACGTCCAATTTGCCACCACAAATTTAGCTATCAAAACAGAATTCAGGAGTCAGTCGTCAGAATACAACAAGGGTATTCTGACCGAAAAAGCAGCAGAGGGATATAGCAGTTCCCGACCTGGTGAGGTACATTAGACCTCTTGCACAAATGCAAAATTCGCCCACCCTGCGGCATTTTACTACATCCTCCAACCCCTTTTCCCAAAATTGGGAAAAAGGAAGCCAATTTAAAAGTCCCTCTCCCAAGCTTGGGAGAGGGATTTAGGGTGAGGGCTTTTGATTCATGCAAGAAGTCTATTTTCAAAGCTACTAACCTTGGTAAACAAGATTTGGGTGTACCTCAGTTGCTTAGGAAACGCTATAGTCGGGTTTAATACCCCCACCAAATTGAAAATTTGGTAGTCCACTTTTATAGTGGCGGGTCTGTAGCAAGATCCCGTAGGGTATCCTCCACTGATTCATTCAAAATTCTGAATTCTTCTTCGATCCCATATAAAGTTAAACTGAGTCGGTATTCAACTTTTACCAGTTTACAAAGCTTTTTGAGACACTTACCAAAGCTATCATAGCTACTGGAGTAGAAGGACCATGTTCTACTCTTTCAAGGTATTATGCAATTTTAAAGCTTATTTAGATTAGCACCACAGACTGATGGTGCGCGAAAATGGCAAGAAGATACGATACAAAACAAATCTTAATCAATTACAGTTCCACCGATTTGTCAATGGCAGCAGAAACCAATGAAAACCATCTACTGATTATTGAAGACGATCAAGGTCGCAAAGAATTTTCTCTAGAGCACCCCGTCTACTCTATTGGTAGAGACCGCGAATGTAATATCCGTTTAATGTCGCAGTTTGTCTCCCGCCGCCATGCCACATTAGTGAGATTGCCACGAGAGCATAATAGTCATAGCTACTATTACCGGATTGTAGATGGCGATGCCAAAGGTAAACCTAGTTCCAACGGTTTGATGATTAATGGACGCAAGATACCAGCCCACGATCTCAGAAATGAAGACGAGATCGTTTTTGGTCCTCAAGTACGTGCCATTTATTACCTTTTAAGAAATACTCAGCGTTTAGGACAAACGGATTCGAGTGAGTACGACATTACACTAATAAACCCCGGTATGGCCGAGGATTTGGAGGAATAAGAGAGTGAATTATAACTACCAATCACAGTCTGACACTTCCACGGCTTAAAGCCGTGGGAGTATGAATTCAATTGCCAAAGCTATCCTGCAATACTTTCAATCAAATGCCAATGGCGGCTACTTTCAAT harbors:
- a CDS encoding CPBP family intramembrane glutamic endopeptidase, which produces MTLKRLVLFFVMTPIAVLLAVSALFGSWQEPQFQSRLELYQTNIALQAQAWQSEDSGDDKLQGIREAILGEQPLESATKQYQEARQSVQANLDKVNNKLAQLRSQAEITPTPPKPLPDAPPTIETSKQGQQQLQQSFKQLQKLLAELDLRLGILQAQQGQTDTAFNTWSELQQRSDINPFGETAAVLTGLWSNPPRILQNAQEPIQKNLEGWFRSTALVKLYQLQQRQDALSAVKAAQQESSAQAVVKLAVIGTIPTLAALIGLILLILLFAQRLLKGKASLLAQNADIPWSTPWGGETVLQVFIIGFFFMGQIFVPLVISLLPIPRPIVDVRLQAFSVLVSYFLVALGALLVLYFSLKRFFPLPEFWFRFRFQDNWFLWGLGGYCTALPVVVVVSLINQQLWQGQGGSNPLLQLALESQDGVALGIFFSTAAIAAPFFEEILFRGFLLPSLTRYLPVWGSILISSLLFAIAHLSLSEILPLTALGIVLGVVYTRSRNLLAPMLLHSLWNSGTLLSLFVLGSN
- a CDS encoding TM2 domain-containing protein; translated protein: MANLNPSHPTKQLLAGYCGIILGAFGVHKFILGYASEGFIMLVISIVGGSFTYGVALLIMQLVGLIEGMIYLNKSPEGFVNTYFEKKQGWF
- a CDS encoding heavy metal translocating P-type ATPase; amino-acid sequence: MQLVPKTKPALELDPILEKIILDVGGMKCAGCVNAVERQLTQHPGVKSACVNLATEVAVVESEVGAIDADALAQRLTAVGFPTQPRKANGTVAGEISTLPNPAERQRREMRSSLWQLAIAAVLLILSGSGHFGNLGSSVLPVLNNIWFHCGLATVALLIPGRPILVDGWLGWRRNAPNMNTLVGLGTLTAYIASLVALLFPQLGWECFFDEPVMMLGFILLGRTLEQQARGRAAAAFRKLLALQPLLARLIANPEKAGMGSSSVEIPAEQVRVGECLQVLPGDKIPVDGEVVVGQTTVDESMLTGEAVPVIKKPGDTVTGGTLNQSGAIAIQATRTGSDTTLAQIVALVEAAQTRKAPVQKLADTVAGYFTYGVLTASVLTFVFWYFFGTHIWTDITMSGGMEMISHAHHSSLPTPHSSLLISLKLAIAVMVVACPCALGLATPTAILVGTAMGAERGLLIKGGDVLERVHQLDTVVFDKTGTLTTGNPIVTDCLLIEEMGNGELGAPSGDKGQWGIGSSESHSLIQLAAAVESGTHHPLAKAIQQEAQQQQLSIPEAVDFHTEPGLGVSAVVEDKVVLLGNWEWLSWHGIAINETAQQVAQDLATDGKTVVCVAIGGTLAGLIGVSDTLRSDARSTVDKLRQMGLRVMLLSGDRQEAASAIAKQLGLDSADVIAGVPPAKKAAAIQSLQLEVTRGQGDKETKKTPHSVVAMVGDGINDAPALSQADVGIALHSGTDVAMETAEIILMRDRLNDVVESIQLSRATFNKIRQNLFWAFAYNTLGIPLAAGVLFPSLGFVLNPSSAAALMAFSSVSVVTNSILLRRFAHRP
- a CDS encoding FHA domain-containing protein → MARRYDTKQILINYSSTDLSMAAETNENHLLIIEDDQGRKEFSLEHPVYSIGRDRECNIRLMSQFVSRRHATLVRLPREHNSHSYYYRIVDGDAKGKPSSNGLMINGRKIPAHDLRNEDEIVFGPQVRAIYYLLRNTQRLGQTDSSEYDITLINPGMAEDLEE